The genomic DNA CAGCGGCGGACGAAGCCGCAGAAGATGCGGGAGCCGTGGAAGAACTTCCGCAGGCAGCCAGAGATAGAAGTAGCAACGATGAAATTAAAATAGAAAGCGTCTTTTTCATTGTTTTTCTCCTTTCGTTTTGCAGGTGCAAAGAAGTGTCTAGTTAAAACAACCTTGCCCTGTCGCATAGAATAGATTTTTGCTACCCGATATGCTTGAAACGCACAGCCATTAGCATGCTAATATTCTAGTACGCTTCATAAAGCCATATTACCTTGCATTTATATTATTGTCAATTCCATCTTTGTGATTGAATATAAAAAAAATAAGGATTTTTTAGGCTATTTTATATATAATTTAAAAGTTAACAAACTATATTAGGTGATTTTGGTTAGTATTGTACAAAGAACATTTTTTGAATTATATACAAAAAATATTGCAAAATTAAAACTAATATGCTAGCATGTTAATTATGTAACAGCATCACCCTACTGTAGATATGAGGTATAAAAATGAACCTAACTATGTATCCGCAAAAGTCTTCGGAAACGATGGGCGACTATATCTACCGCACTCTTTACAAGAATATCATTCATCTGAATCTTATACCGGGCGAATGCCTGAGCCCATTAGAAGTCGCGCAGGCTTTTGGTTCCAGTCGAACTCCTGTACAGGGCGCTTTTTCGCGCCTGCTGTCCGATGGCCTGCTGGACATTTTTCCGCAGCGCGGTTCATATGTCTCGATCATTAATATCAAACGTGTCTACGAGTCTATTTTTATGCGGAATCTTCTGGAGCAGGCTGTAGTTCGGGTTCTTTGCGAAAAAGAGGTTCCCGAAAGCGGCATTGTGGAGCTTGAAGCGAATTTAAGCCAGCAAAATTTTTATTATGAAAAAAATATGATACAGGATGTTTTTGATCTGGACAACAAATTCCACCGCACCATGTTTGAATTGGCCGGACTTGAGCATATACAGCAGGCCCTTGAGAGCATTGTTGCGGATCAGTACCGGGTTCGGGTTATAAAGCTGCACTCGCGCTTACGGTGGGAACAAACGGTTGACGAGCATCAGAAACTGATAGATGCAATTCGTCAGA from Oscillospiraceae bacterium MB24-C1 includes the following:
- a CDS encoding GntR family transcriptional regulator, encoding MNLTMYPQKSSETMGDYIYRTLYKNIIHLNLIPGECLSPLEVAQAFGSSRTPVQGAFSRLLSDGLLDIFPQRGSYVSIINIKRVYESIFMRNLLEQAVVRVLCEKEVPESGIVELEANLSQQNFYYEKNMIQDVFDLDNKFHRTMFELAGLEHIQQALESIVADQYRVRVIKLHSRLRWEQTVDEHQKLIDAIRQKNVELGCRQSFEHIARFGVDIEAAYKLYPQYFSNWNPEFLQMFTCKMDAFYNMKFNIK